The genomic region CGCAAGAGCGCACTGAATAAGATATATCTGATACTAGGGGGAGCCGAAAAACCGTTCCGGTTTTTGACTCTTGGAACGCTACGCGTGCAAAACCAGAGTCCGGGCCTTGGCACGGCTCACAAAGTAGTTTAAGTGCGGGGCGCTTAAACTACTAAGTGGCCGTCGCCACGACTCGCCGACCGTGCACGCGGCTGGATTTATCACGAGCGAAGCTCGGATAAAATCTGCGCCGGGTGACAGTACCCGGCTCCGTCTTTCAAGTCCCGTCTACCGCTACAGAAACAAACAAAAACGAAGCTTTCGCTTCGTTTTTGTGTTTCTGCGCGGTAGACGGGACTTGAACCCGCAACCTCTCGCGTGACAGGCGAGTGCTCTAACCAGTTGAGCTACCACCGCATTCCTACATTTGTAGTGCTGAAAATATAGCATAAAGAATCGACCAATGCAAGCCAAAAAGTAGTTGCGCTTGCCCACTACTTTCTGTCGTGTATGCTTAGGAAAGAATCTTTATATCGACAAAATGGAGCCTGGAATGGCGACGATACGCTCGAAGCTTATAGAGGATAGACTTGGAAAACTGATCAACATGTTCGGAAGGATGCATGACCCCGTTGATGTACTTGAACTCATTCGCTTGTTCGAAAAGCATGAGTTTCGTGGAATGGTGGCAGTAATCAAGCGGCAGATGCGCCTTTCGATGCCCATTCGGGTTTGTTACGTCAATGACCCTCGGTATGGACCCGAGAAGTGTGTTGCTTGGGTTGACGGACTAAATTTTGTACCATTCTTTGGCACGCAGAACATCCGAGGCGAAATGGCGAGTATGTATCTTCGCCAGCACGCGCTCGTCGACATGCCGTCCCCGTCACTCATATTCGCTATTGCCCATGAGCTTGCACATGTGCTGCTCACTGCATTTCGCAGTGAACTTAACACCGATGAGGAGGCAACGGATCTCCTTGCTATCCTCCTTGGATACGGGACATGTTACGCCGCAGGTAAAACCTATCAATGCAAATACCCGTTTGGGGCAAATTTTCCATTCGAGCGATCAGAATTCACATCAGGCTACCTCTCCATTGATGAGATCATCTACGCAGAGATGCTTATTAGACGATAAATACACCGGGGAAACCCGGTTTTTTATTTCTGGGACAAGATTATTATGCCAATATCTCCTTTTTAAAGGTATTGATTTATTTGGGAAATCGGGTATTATGACGAAACAATTATAGCCAACATAGCTCAGATGGTAGAGCATTTCCATGGTAAGGAAAAGGTCATCGGTTCAATTCCGATTGTTGGCTCAAGTTTGTGGGTAAAATCCAAAAACTTCCAGTAGACTGCATATGCTGGGACGCCAAAGTAGCTCAGTCGGTAGAGCATCTCACTCGTAACGAGAAGGTCGCCGGTTCGATCCCGGCCTTTGGCTCCATTGACGCTTTAGCGTATAATGAATACATGTCGGCGTAGCTCAGACGGTTAGAGCGAAGGACTCATAAGCCTTAGGTCACAGGTTCGATTCCTGTCGCCGACACAAAAAGACCACCCCGAAGCGCAAGCTTCGGGGTGGCTTCTTTTTGTAGTCGGGACAGTGAATCGAAAGACGGAGCCGGGTACCGTCACCCGGCGCTAATTTTATCCGGCTCTTCGAGCCGTGATAAATCCAGCCGCGTGCACGGTCGGCGAGTCGGGGTCGCGAGTACTTTGGCTTTTGACGTCTCGTAGAGCGTCAAAAGACTTAGTAACTTGTGACCTAGTCCTGGACTCCTGTTCTGCACGCGAAGCGTTCCATGAGTCAAAAACCGGAACGGTTTTTCGGCTCCCCTGGTATCTGATATATCTGACTTAGCGCGGCTTTGCGCTCCATCAAACACAAACCCAAAAGGTTTTTGTTTGCCCAGTATCGCATTCCCCCATTTGCATTCCCCTCCCCCTCATGTTAGCCTTCCCACAGATTTTCAAGGAGGTCCAATGGACGCCGCTCCCAACAACCCGCTCGTCTTCACCGAGCATCAGCTCATCGCTTCCATAAGGAAGCCGCTCGTTCCCCGACTGCCGAAAAAACATGAGGGCATCCACTTCTTCCTCACGATGGACGATTTCGAAAAGGCCAGGCGACGTTCGCTCAGAACACGCTATATCTTCGTCGCAACCATCACCGTCAACGTGCGCATGACCCCATCGTGCTACTGGGAGTTCCTCGAAACCGGAAAGCTCTCCCTGGGCGACGTCTTCATTTCGGCGGCTGACTTCGAGAAGATCACGGCCATCAATGCCATGTAGAACGGCAATCAAAAAACCAGAGCAGTGCTCTGGTTTTTCTCATCTATTCTTTTTCCTCTTCTGGTTTCACCTCGCATGGCATATCCCCAGCAGGTAACTCCACGAAGAACGTCGTTCCTTTTCCCGGAATACCTTCAGACTCAAACCATATCCTTCCACAACATGCATCAACGACACGTTTTGCACTAAAGAGCCCGTACCCCGTGCTATGCACATTAACCTCGGTTGAATGTGCGCCATGCCCACCCTCCTTGAACATCTTCGGCGCATCCTCTGGAGTGATTCCTACACCTGTATCTCGGACTGAGAATAATATATGCCCAGGATCCTTCTGCTCAAGTCGCACATAAACACCACCACTGAGCGTATAATTTACCGCATTTGCCACAAGATTTTGAATGACATGCAGCTTTATGTATGCCTGATCGAGATTAACCATAAGTGGCCCATCGTGCGCGATATCAAGATTAAGCGAGAGGCCCTTTTTCACAGCGTCAGGGTCGACACCAGCTACTACCTCCTTCACCATCGCTGCAATATCAAACTTCGTCGAATGAAAGACGAGTTCGCTTCCAGACTTCAAAATGAGCATAATCGAATCAATAAGACGCATTGCATCCTTTGCGGACTGCTCGATGAAACCCTTTGCCTGTTCAGGCACAGGACCGAACTCACCCTCAAAGAGTGCACGGAAGAGCATAGCATGCTTTCCCAGAGTCCCCTTCACATCATGACTCATGACGCGATTCACTTCTTTTAATCGAGTTGCAAGCTCCTCGATCTCCTCGCGCTGCTTCACTTCATTGCGCACACTACGCATCAGCACGAGACCAATGACGGTCACAAGTACCAGTGATACGTAAGTAACACGATGTACATAGTCGATATCTTGAATGAAAAGAATTCCCGCCAAAACCATCACCAATGCGATGACGAGCATTTCCGCGCCCAGCATATGAATGGAAAATCGCTTATCATTCACTGCAATATAAGAAACACCTGCGAGGAATAGTACTGCCCCAATAGGAGCGATGAGCTCAAAACGATAATCACCGATAACATCTCCGAGGAGTGTCGTTAAGAGAAAAACCGCAAGGAAAGCAAAAGCAGAGAGTGCGATGATGACCGCTTTGCCGTGGAGCATCTGGATCTTCGGAGACCTCATGAACGCTCTGACGAGCACGAAACCTACACCAATCAATGCAAATGCTTCATAAATATATGTGTACACGAGGAGCGCATTGCCCTGCACCGCCTCGCAAGTGGAAATATCAAACGATTCAACATTATATGTCGACGGGGCAAGAATAATGATAGGAAGTATTGCGACGAGAAAGAAACGGCGCGCAAGCGTCGGCATCGTCTCACCATGAAGAAGGTGATATACAAACAACACCGTCGCGAGCGACATAAAGGCAGAAGCTACACCCCATGACTGCCATGCAAGCTGCACGAGAACGACCGGTGCTGCAATCCATGCGAGTAGTGACGTCCCTGAAAGAAATACGAGAGCAAATGCGAGAAGCGCAAAAAGCTGCGCGATGCGCTCATGGCGGTTGTAATAGAGTGTACGCAACGCAAACCACAAAGAAAACAGCATGATCGGTATATATGCGTAATACAAAAGCGGTGGCGCAATAGAGAAATCAAGTAATCCAAAGAATACAGGGCTTGCGTCTGTGCAAAGAAGTGAAAGCATAGTGCGTAAGTGTTTACAACAGCGTTGATTTCTTGTGCATAATGTGACAAAATCAATAAAGTAAGCGTTCTAATTTGGGTCACGTTACCACTGTTTCTTAAATCCTCGCTGTCTATTCAGCAATTATATCATGAGAATCCTACTGATTTCCGACATACTCCTCACTGGCGACTTTGCGATTAAGTTACGCCAGGAAGGTAACGAGGTGCGCGTATTCATTGCAGACGAACGCAATAAAAATAATCTCGATAACCTACTCGACAAGACCGATTCATGGGAGAAGGAACTTGAGTGGGTAGGAAAAGATGGCCTCATTATATTTGAAGATGCAGGACTCGGGAAAAAGCAGGATGAACTACGTGCGAATGGATATACTGTTCTCGGTGGCAGCGAACTCGGTGAGCGTACGGAAACGGATCGTGAATTCGGGCAGCAGGTTTTCGCGCTTCGTGGCCTACCTATTCTCCCAGTTTCTGATTTTACCTCACAGCACGATGCGATTGCATACCTCAAAGAACATCCCTCAGCCTGGGTACTCAAATATACTAATGGCCACCTAATGAAGCACCTCAGCTTCATCGGTTCTGATCCTGACGGTGGCGACGTGATCGCATATCTCGAAAACAACATTCGACATGACATTGGTGCTAACGAAACACTCTCACTCCAGGAGCGTGCCTTTGGCATAGAATTCGGTATTGCACGCTACTTCAATGGCACTGACTGGGTTGGGCCAATTGAATACAATCTTGAGCACACTCACCTCTTTCCCGGAGAGATAGGCCCAAACGTCGATGAAATGGGAACACTTGCGTGGTATGACGACAATGAAGACGAGCGTCTCTATCGCGAGATTCTTGCACCGATGAAAAAGTTTCTTCGTGAAGCTAAATTCCATGGCGACTATTCAATCAACTGCATCGTCAATGAGTCTGGTGCTCACCCCATCGAGGCAACCGCGCGACTGGGCGCTCCAATAATCCACCTGCAGGAGCAACTCAGTCTTTCACCATGGACAGAGTTCATGCTCGCAGTCGCAAGAGGTGAGCAATATAATCTTAAGTGGAAGAAGGGATTCGGTGTCGTCGTTTCTGTTGTCACTACTCCATTCCCTTACCCATATAGTGCGGAGGGCAAAACGATGCTCGGGCTTCCCGTCCACATTCAGCAAGATTGTAGCGTGGCAGAACTTCGCAGAATTCACCTTGAAGAGGTAGCATCGCGTGATGGCACAAATAAAACACTGTATATCTCTGGGACAAGCGGTACCGTACTTTATGTTTCAGGATACGGTGATACTGTATCTGCCGCACGACAGCAAGCATATGATACGATCGCAAAGATCTCAGTTCCAAAAATGTTCTATCGTAATGACATCGGAGCAACGTTTGAGAAAATACAGCTTCCACAACTCAAAGCATGGGGCTTTCTCTCACATCTATAAAAATAACAACACTTTCGTGTTGTTATTTTGTAATATAGTCATAGCCCATCCAGAATAGGATCACCCAGAATATCGCTTGAAAGGCTGCGAGGAAGACTAGTGTACCTATCGCTCGTTGTTTCTTTCCTGCAAATTCTTTATGCCAAAATTCAAGAAGACGTTCAGGTCCATCCCATATGATACTCTTTATGACCAAAAAGAGAATCGTTCCGAACCCCAAGAGTCTCGATTTCTTTTTTACGAGCTCGTAGCTCTTTCGGTATTGGCGACCAAGTGTAAGGTCTTCACCAGAACGTAGACAAATTTCATAAAGTGCATATGCGGTAATTGTATCGAACAACCACATTGCAAGCATCGTCCCGTAGAGATCTACTTCTAATCGTCGCATGACACCAACAAGCGCGATAGAGAGAATCACAAGCCCCCAATCTAGCACAGAATATATCACCCAACGAATGGCGACACTTTTGAGCTCAGCTACCTTGTCGCGAAGCTTCTCTTCCCCAAGAATAATACCGAGGCCGAGCACAGCAAACGAGACAACAGTGGCGATGGTTTCCAAGTTTTCCATATATACTCATAGTATCATACAAATTGTCCGTGAATTTTCTCTCTCACTATCCTAGAGGTACAAACACAAAATTCAACTACTGAATCAGTGCCACAGCCCAACTCAATCCGAGGTATGCGCAGTAATAGACTGTTGTCCAAACGGCCATAGAAATGGCGACCGAAGGAAGTGTAATAGTGAGCATGTTCCACCAAAACCCCTTTTCACGGCGATAAATCAGGAGTGTCACATAATCAGGATCGAGATAAAACCAACTTCCAATCCAAAATATTGTCTTGCGCGAAGAGAGCACCCACGCGACGATACGTCTAAACCAATGCTGCCCTTGATACTCTTTCCAAACAGCAAGGCGCTCCGCCTCCACTTGGGGACTGAGGCGGCCAAGAAGTACGTAACGCTTAAACCACCTTCTGCGGAAATCTTCCTCTCTCGCCATGCCGCGGAGCTCCTCGAGTCCGGTGATATCATGGCCTCGAGCAAAAAATACTCACTTGTTTGCACAATACCTGCACAAAAGAGGAAGTATGGGATTCCTACCCCAAAAAATGAAAATAGCGTACCAACGGCTCCAAACTGCCAAATAAAATATACCATTGCAACATCAGTGATTCGTGTCAAAAAAGTAATGAGGCGCTCTATAAAAATAATCTGACCTGTGCGGCCCAAAAACTTCCCCGCCTTCTTCAGCAACCCCGGCTTATCGGTAATGTGATTTGCATCCATATACTTCCCATTCTATCAGAAAATACAGATGACTAATCGGCAATCACCAGTCAAAACGACTTGCATAATATACCTTTTTGGTGTATAGTCGTATTTACGAAAGACAAATCTGACGCGTAAGCGTATGGTATTTGTATTTACCGTATAGCGGGATAGAGCAGCGGTAGCTCGTCAGGCTCATAACCTGAAGGCCTTGGTTCGATTCCAAGTCCCGCAACAAGTACCAAAAAATCTGCGTAAGCAGATTTTTTGTTGTACTTGATAGCAGGACTTGGAATCGAAGGACGGAACCGGGCACCGTCGCCCGGCGCTGATTTTATCCGGCCCTGGGCCGTGATAAATCCAGCCGTGCGCACGGTCGGTGAGTCCTGGCCCTACTCGCACACCGTATTCTGCGAATGCTTGGAGCAGAATACGGATGTGACGAAGGGGCGATTCCAACTCTGATTCAGCGCGCTCTTGCGCTCCGTCAATCGCAGGCGCTGCACGCCTGTGATTGCCCTTTAATTTAAAAACACACCAGGCAACGCCTAGTGTGTTTTGAATTTAACTCTCCAAATACCCTGCCTCCTTAAATATCAAATGATATGCATCAATCGCATCCTCCATCTCCCCTTTCTGTAAATCATAATCTCCCTCATGCGCAAGCACGTTTCGAAGCTTGTGCACCCTCCAGGCCTCTTGTAGGTACGGGAATGCGCTCTCTGGAATTGCTTCCATCCGCTCGCCCATCGTCTCTCCAGGGTAACCCATCTTTTTTATGATGTCGTCGAGAATACTATCTGCCTCGAGAATTGCAATACGCCAGTCTGAGGCATTCATAGAAGCGGCGAGCTTTTCAATACGCTCCCACTTTGGATTCTTTATTGGCGCAGTCTTCACCCAATCAAAAAGTGATTCGAGTTTTGCCTCCTCTGCCTTTTCAATGGCGTTCAACTTTGCACGAGCATGCCAGTAGTACCAAAAGAGGATGCAGACAACCGCCGCTCCGATAATATTCAAGATGAAGAAAATCGGTGATAATGTCGGCCAGATATTATCAAGAAAGTAATTGATAAGAAAATTATTTTCGAAGTCAGGCATAAGGGTTCATTATTTTGAAAGTCTTTCGACATCTCTACCAATACCAAAGAGGTACGGCTCATGGAAGTGATCTGCCATAAATTGAATTCCGACAGGAAGCTGCGTACCCTCACGCACTACCAGACCATTCGGAATCGATATTCCTGGAACTCCCGTAATATTCGCTGAGACGGTGAAGATATCTTCGAGATACATTTTTAGTGGATCTGCAGTCTTCTCCCCTATTTTAAATGCTGGACTTGGAGATGTTGGTGTAGCAATAAGATCAACGTCTTTGAGAATTTCCTTAAATTCATCAGTGAGTTTTCGACGCACAAGTACCGCTTTATTGTAGTACGCATCATAATACCCTGCAGAGAGCACATACGTACCCAACAAGATACGGCGACGCACCTCAGCACCAAATCCTTCGCCACGAGTCTCGAGATAGGTATCAATGAGCTTTACACCTTCCTTGCGCAAGCCGAAACGTACACCATCAAAACGTGCAAGATTTGATGAAACTTCCGCGGGCATCAAGATATAGTAAATTGCGAGTGCAAGAGGCAGCGTCGGCATCTCTATTGGGACGATGGCATGACCAGCCTCTTTCAGCTTCGCGATTGTAATATTGAAACTCTCGCGCACGTCTGCGTCGATACCATCCATATTTATGAATGATTCTGGTATACCGATGCGATAAGAATGTTTTGCGAGCACATACGGTCGCTCTTCATCACTAATAGACGTGCCATCCATCGGATCCTTACCTGAAATACTTGTATGCATGACTTCCACGTCATTTACAGTCTTTGCAAAGGGACCAATTTGATCAAGTGAAGAACCCATTGCCATAATCCCATATCGCGAGACTGAACCATAGGTTGGCTTGAGTCCGACGATACCGCATAGTGCTGCGGGCTGACGAATCGAACCACCCGTATCTGAGCCCAGCGAACCGAGAACGCTCCCCATTGCAATTGCCGCAGCAGAGCCACCCGATGAACCACCAGGAACACGTGTCTTATCGAGCGGATTCTTCACTGGACCCCATGCACAAGTCTCACTTGATGAACCCATGGCGAATTCATCCATGTTCGTACGGCCCACAATGACTGCCCCAGCTTCAATGAGCTTAGCGACCGCAGTTCCAGTGTAAGGTGCAACATATCCCTCAAGAATCTTTGAACCCGAAGTTGCACCATGCCCCGCAAATAGCATGTTGTCTTTGATGGCAACAGGAATACCTAGAAGCGGCGCCCTCTCTCCCTTTGCTATACGCGCGTCCGCTGCATCAGCCTGAAGAAGTGCATCCGCAAAAACTTCTGCGAATGCATTGATCTCCGGGTTTTTCGCAGCGATGACGTCAAGCACTGCCTGCGTCAACGCACGGGAGGTATACTCCCCCTTTTCAAGTGCTTCCCGTGCTGCAAGTATTGTAAGTGATGTTAGTTCTATGGTCATATGAAAAAGCTATTCGAACATTTGTTGTACGCGGACAAAATCTCCTTCACGCTTTGGGGCATTATCAAGAATCGCCTCACGCATTGCTCCCGGCTGTGCGGTAGCCACATCAGGGCGAAGTATATTACGATGATCCCCTGCCTCTGTATGCGCGTACGCGCTTGTGTCTACTTTTGCTATTTCTCCAACATAACCGAGCACGGCGTCGATCTTTTCAGCAAGAGCAGACTGCTCTCCTTCCGCTACCTTGATTCGTGCAAGCGTTGCGAGATGTTCTATATCCTGAGGTTGTAACTTCATATGCCTATACTACCGCAAAAATGCTGAAATATGAAGTGATGTTTCTACTCGTAAGCCTCATACAGCGCCTATACTATAGCGCGTTA from Candidatus Paceibacterota bacterium harbors:
- a CDS encoding ATP-binding protein — translated: MLSLLCTDASPVFFGLLDFSIAPPLLYYAYIPIMLFSLWFALRTLYYNRHERIAQLFALLAFALVFLSGTSLLAWIAAPVVLVQLAWQSWGVASAFMSLATVLFVYHLLHGETMPTLARRFFLVAILPIIILAPSTYNVESFDISTCEAVQGNALLVYTYIYEAFALIGVGFVLVRAFMRSPKIQMLHGKAVIIALSAFAFLAVFLLTTLLGDVIGDYRFELIAPIGAVLFLAGVSYIAVNDKRFSIHMLGAEMLVIALVMVLAGILFIQDIDYVHRVTYVSLVLVTVIGLVLMRSVRNEVKQREEIEELATRLKEVNRVMSHDVKGTLGKHAMLFRALFEGEFGPVPEQAKGFIEQSAKDAMRLIDSIMLILKSGSELVFHSTKFDIAAMVKEVVAGVDPDAVKKGLSLNLDIAHDGPLMVNLDQAYIKLHVIQNLVANAVNYTLSGGVYVRLEQKDPGHILFSVRDTGVGITPEDAPKMFKEGGHGAHSTEVNVHSTGYGLFSAKRVVDACCGRIWFESEGIPGKGTTFFVELPAGDMPCEVKPEEEKE
- a CDS encoding phosphoribosylglycinamide synthetase C domain-containing protein is translated as MRILLISDILLTGDFAIKLRQEGNEVRVFIADERNKNNLDNLLDKTDSWEKELEWVGKDGLIIFEDAGLGKKQDELRANGYTVLGGSELGERTETDREFGQQVFALRGLPILPVSDFTSQHDAIAYLKEHPSAWVLKYTNGHLMKHLSFIGSDPDGGDVIAYLENNIRHDIGANETLSLQERAFGIEFGIARYFNGTDWVGPIEYNLEHTHLFPGEIGPNVDEMGTLAWYDDNEDERLYREILAPMKKFLREAKFHGDYSINCIVNESGAHPIEATARLGAPIIHLQEQLSLSPWTEFMLAVARGEQYNLKWKKGFGVVVSVVTTPFPYPYSAEGKTMLGLPVHIQQDCSVAELRRIHLEEVASRDGTNKTLYISGTSGTVLYVSGYGDTVSAARQQAYDTIAKISVPKMFYRNDIGATFEKIQLPQLKAWGFLSHL
- the gatA gene encoding Asp-tRNA(Asn)/Glu-tRNA(Gln) amidotransferase subunit GatA translates to MTIELTSLTILAAREALEKGEYTSRALTQAVLDVIAAKNPEINAFAEVFADALLQADAADARIAKGERAPLLGIPVAIKDNMLFAGHGATSGSKILEGYVAPYTGTAVAKLIEAGAVIVGRTNMDEFAMGSSSETCAWGPVKNPLDKTRVPGGSSGGSAAAIAMGSVLGSLGSDTGGSIRQPAALCGIVGLKPTYGSVSRYGIMAMGSSLDQIGPFAKTVNDVEVMHTSISGKDPMDGTSISDEERPYVLAKHSYRIGIPESFINMDGIDADVRESFNITIAKLKEAGHAIVPIEMPTLPLALAIYYILMPAEVSSNLARFDGVRFGLRKEGVKLIDTYLETRGEGFGAEVRRRILLGTYVLSAGYYDAYYNKAVLVRRKLTDEFKEILKDVDLIATPTSPSPAFKIGEKTADPLKMYLEDIFTVSANITGVPGISIPNGLVVREGTQLPVGIQFMADHFHEPYLFGIGRDVERLSK
- the gatC gene encoding Asp-tRNA(Asn)/Glu-tRNA(Gln) amidotransferase subunit GatC — translated: MKLQPQDIEHLATLARIKVAEGEQSALAEKIDAVLGYVGEIAKVDTSAYAHTEAGDHRNILRPDVATAQPGAMREAILDNAPKREGDFVRVQQMFE